The sequence below is a genomic window from Flavobacterium keumense.
TTAGAGAAGGACGTTTCAAATGCAGCCGTCAACGACAAATAAATAACAATAAAATAGCGAAACGCTAAACCATCACAAAATGAAAAAAATACTAATCATTGGCGGAAGTAAAGGAATAGGCAATGCTATTTTACTCCAACAATTAGAAAGCAATACGGTATATACCATAAGTAGAAACGCCCCAGGAATAACGCATCCGAACTTGAAACATTTTTCGTTAGATGTTTTACAAGATACGCTTCCTGAAATTGAATGTTTGGATAGCCTAATTTATAGCCCAGGTTCTATTACGTTAAAACCTATTGGAAGTTTGAGCATTGACGATTTTAGAAATGATTTTGAAATCAATGTAATTGGAGCGGTAAAAGTAATTCAGAAATACTTGCCTGCTTTAAAAAAAGGCAACCACCCTTCTATCCTATTGTTTAGTACTGTAGCAGCCAAATTAGGCATGCCTTTTCACGCGAGTATCGCTACCGCAAAAGCGGGCGTGGAAGGATTGGTAAAATCATTAGGTGCTGAATTGGCGTCAAGTATTCGCATTAATGCCATTGCACCTACTATTACAGATACGACTTTGGCTTCGGGAATTTTGAGAAATGACCGAATGAAAGAAAACATGGTAGAACGCCATCCTATGAAAGGCTATTTACAACCCGAAGAAGTAGCCAATATGGCTGACTTTTTGATTTCTGAAAAAGCAAAATCTATTTCAGGACAAATATTCGAAATGGATTATGGTATTGTCAGCTTTAAAATTTAATAAACACCTCAAAAATACTAAATGAAAAACTACGAAAAAAAAGAAGAATACAATACCCAAGTTACTGAAATTTTATCCGATAATTACAAAACTATAATTGAAAATTTAGGCGAAGATGTCACTCGTGAAGGGCTTGAAAAAACACCTGAAAGAGTGGCTAAAGCGATGCAATATTTAACCCACGGTTACGGTTTAGATCCTTTAGAAATATTAAAATCAGCTTTATTTACCGAAGACCACAAACAAATGATTGTAGTCAAAGACATAGAAGTCTATTCGATGTGTGAACACCATATGTTGCCGTTTTTTGGAAAAGCACACGTGGCTTATATTCCCAATGGAAAAATAGTTGGATTGAGTAAAATACCTCGTATTGTGGATGCGTTTGCACGTAGAATGCAGGTTCAAGAACGATTGACAGACCAAATTAAAGATTGTATTCAAGCTGCATTAGAACCTCTTGGAGTGGCAGTTGTTATAGAAGCACAACACATGTGCATGCAAATGCGTGGCATTCAAAAACAAAATTCAGTAACAACTACTTCCTCGTTTACTGGAGCTTTTGAAAAAGACAAAACACGCAAAGAATTTATCAGTTTAATTTCGAACAAATTAAGCTAAAGATTTAAAATTGTTAGTTATGGTTAGGTTGGAACTCCCGAATTACTTTTAAAGGTATCGGGAGTTTTTTATTTCAAAATCCCTGCTTTGTAAGTAGCAATAGCACGATCTCTTGCCATAACGTGATCTACGATAGGTTGGCCATACCCCAAATCAAATTCTTTAATCCATTGCCGAATGTAAACTCCTTTTTCGTCAAATTTTTTCTGTTGAATATCAGGATTAAACACTCTAAAATAAGGAGCCGCATCACAACCTGTTCCAGCTGCCCATTGCCAATTTCCTACATTAGCAGCCATTTCGTAATCCAATAATTTTTCGGCAAAATAGGCTTCGCCCCACTGCCATTCAATTAGCAAATGCTTGCAAAGAAAACTTGCAACCACCATACGCACTCGGTTGTGCATATAGCCGGTTTCATTCAGTTGACGCATTCCAGCATCGACCATTGGGTAACCCGTTTTTCCTTCGCACCAACGTTTGAATTCATCTACGTCATTGCGCCATTCAATACCATCATAAGCCGACTTAAAATTTTTATTTTGCACTTTAGGAAAATGATAGAGAATTTGCATGAAAAACTCTCTCCAAATCAACTCACTTAGGAAAACAGCATTTTTTTTTGCAGCCCAATTCACAAGTTTTCGAATGCTAACAGTGCCAAAACGCAAATGAGGAGACAAATACGAGGTACTATCTAAGGCTGGGAAATCACGTGTTTCGTTATAGTTAGCTACCCATTTTAAGTTATGAGGTTTTACCTTAATCGGACTAGTTGTAAAACCTATTTGCTCCAAACTAGGAAAGTCAAAATCGCTTTTGAAAAAATTAGAAAAATACGGTACCGCATCAAATTCTGGCACTGGTGCGATGGATTTATATTTTTCTAACCATTTGTTTTTAAACGGAGTATATACGGTATAAGGCAAACCATCTACTTTCACAATCTCGGCTTCTTCAAAAATAACTTGGTCTTTAAATGCCGACGATTGTATTCCATTGGAAGTCAATAATTTGTCAACAGACAAATCGCGTTGAATAGCACTCGGTTCATAATCTTTATTCCAAAATACTCCTTGAATGGAATATTCATTAATTAAGTGAGTCCAAACTTCTAATGGTTTTCCCTTTTTTACCAAAAGTGAACTACCGAATTCACTTAACTTTTGATTGATATTAGCCAAGGATTCATGAATAAAACCAACTCTAGCGTCATTATTAGGCAAACGCTCCAAAATAGTTTCATCAAAAATAAATACAGGAATAACAGGGTATTTAGATTGTAAGGCTTGGAATAAACCAACATTATCATCCAATCGTAAATCGCGCCGAAACCAAAAAAAAGAAACTTCTTGTTTAGCCATTATTTTGTATTGAATATTTCGTCTACCTTCACTTTTCGATAATCAAAAATAGCTTTCAATTTATTTTTAACTACCAAAGCATTCATAATCCTGCCAATAAACCCTAAAGGCAACGCATAATGTACTAAATCGGTCATTAAAACACCATTCTCAGTAGGCTCAAAAAAGTGTTTGTGATGCCATAAAGTATAAGGCCCAAAGCGTTGTTCGTCTATAAAATAACTATTGTCTTTCACAAAAGTAATTTCAGTTACCCATCTCAGTTTAATTCCGAAAAGAGGCGACACTTTATACTGAATAATTTGGCCCGCATACATATTTTTCTCATCAAAATCAGTAATCTGAAATCCCATTGATTCTGGTGTGATTTTTTGTAAATTGCGCGGGCTAGAAAAGAAAGACCAACATTCTTCTAAACTGGCATTTACGAATTGCTCTGTTTTTTTAGTGTATACTTTCATCTTAAATTTTGTAATATTTAAAAGGAACAAATAGCATCCCAAAACACTCCCCATCTTCTTTTCCCAAATGTTTATGATGTACTTTGTGCGCTTTTCGCAAACCAATCAAATACTTGTTATTTGTATTTTTAAACCACTTAAAGCGTTGATGAATCAAAACATCGTGAATCAAAAAATAACAAAGACCATAGAACATAATTCCGAGGCCAATGAAGAATTTATAATTCAATCCGTCCTCTAGGCCAAAATAGAAAAGCAAAATACTTGGGATAGCAAAAATGACAAAGAAAACATCATTGCGTTCAAAAATAGCAGCATATTTAGGCTGATGATGGTCCTCGTGAAAATACCACATAAAGCCATGCATCACATATTTATGAGTACACCAAGTAACACATTCCATCAATAAAAAAGTAATCAAGAAAATCAGAAAAAACTGTATTTCATTCATTGTATTTAGAATTAAATTTTAAACTAATTTTAATTTATAAGTCACAAAAGACTGGGCCAGTAAACCTGCTTTGGTATAATTAGAAACTCGGATTCGAGCTGTTCCAATTTTATGGCTTGGTGTTTTTTCTAATTTATTTAACAACTTTTTATAATACACATAAGCGGTATAAACACCAAATTTAGCTTCCATAGGCAATTTAGTAATCCCTTGAAAAGCTACTCTAAAATCTTCCTGAATCTCACTAATAATAGCCTTTTTTGCTTTTTCATCAAAAGAATTCAAATCGACTCCTGGGAAATACGTTCGGTTCAGTACCAAGTTATCGTCTTTTAAATCCCGTAAGAAATTTACCTTTTGGAATGCCGAACCTAGTCGCATCGCTTCCTCTTTCAATGCATTATATTTTACAGCATCTCCATTCACAAAAACTTGTAAACACATTAAACCTACCACATCGGCAGATCCATATATGTATTCCTCGTATTCTTCTTTGCTGTGGTATTCGGTTTTGACTAAATCCAGCTTCATACTTCTTAGGAAAGCCTGAATTAAATCATCCGAAATAGAATACTTCTTTACTGTAAGCTGAAACGAATTCAAAATAGGATTTAAACTAATTCCGGAATGATATGCTTTGTAATATTCTGTTTCAAAATCAGTAATCAAAGTTTCTTTTTCATATCCATGAAAAGAATCTACAATTTCATCTGCAAAACGAACAAAACCATATATGCTATAAATTGCCTCTCTTATACTTGGCGAAAGCATATAAACGGCCAAAGAAAATGAAGTACTGTAATTTTTAGTTACCAGTTTACTGCATTTAAAGGATACGGTGTCAAATAACTGTTTCATAGTTAGGCTTTTGAAAATTGTTTATTAATTAATTCTGAAACTAATTTCCCCGAAATTAAAGCGGGTGGAACTCCGGGACCAGGCACAGTCAATTGTCCTGTAAAAAAGAGATTATTTACCTTTTTACTCTTTAACTTAGGTCTTAAAAATGCGGTTTGTAATAAGGTATTAGCCATACCATAGGCATTCCCTTTATACGAATTATAATCTTGTACAAAATCATTTTTACAAAACGATTGTTTAAAGATAATGTTTTTTCGAACCTCTTGTTGTGTCAACAACTCAAAACGATCCATAATTTTATGGAAATATTCCTCACGTAAGGCTTCTGTATCTTCTATACCAGGTGCAAGTGGAATTAAGAAGAATGCAGATTCCATACCTTCAGGTGCAGCAGTAGGATCAGTCACTGAAGGAAAATTAGCATAAAACAAAGGCTCTACAGGCCATTTTGATGTATCGTAAATATCTTTGGCGTGTTGGTTAAAATCGGTATCAAAAAATAATGCGTGGTGCGAAATGTTTTCTATTTTTTTATTGAACCCAACATAAAACAACAAAGAAGACGGTGCAAATACACGGCTATCCCAATATTTTTCTGAGTAAACACGGTATTGCTTTTCCAATAAGGTTTCTGTATGATGGTAATCGGCACCACTTAAAACCACATCTGAATAGATAGTTTTACCATTGACTACAATTCCTTTGGCAATTTTATTTTCAACACTAATTTTTTCAATGGCTGCATTCGTTACAAATTGAACCCCCAATTCGGTAGCTAAACTTTCCATACCTCGAACTACATCAAACATACCGGTTTTCGGATGCCAAGTTCCCAAACCAAAGTCGGCATAGTTCATAAAACTATAAAAAGAAGGCGTATCTGAAGGCTTTGCTCCTAAGAATAAAACGGGAAATTCTAAAATTTGAATCAATTTTTCATTCTTGAATTTCTTGCGAACATCTCGGCTAATATTACTAAAAAATTGACCTACTTTTTTAGCCGTTTCTAAAGTAATGAGTTCTAAAGGAGAAACTCCTGGACGGTACACTAAGTCTTTAATGGCAATCTCATAGTTGGAACGAGCTTCAGCCATAAATTGTTCCAAAACAGCTCCGCTTCCCTTTTCAATAGATTCAAAAGTAGCTACAATTTCAGGTAAATTATCTGCAATAGAAATGAATTGATTGATTCCAAAATATACTCGATACGCTGGAGACAATTTAATCAACTCATAATAATCAGTTGTTTTCTTCCCAAAATCAGCAAAAAAACGATCAAAAACATCGGGCATCCAATACCAGCTTGGTCCCATATCAAAAGTAAATCCATCTCTTTTTAACTGACGAGCACGACCACCTATCGATGTATTTTTTTCATAAACCGTTACTTTATGACCACTTTGTGCTAAATAACATGCGGCTGCCAAAGATGAAAACCCTGACCCTATAATTGCTATTGTTTTAGATACAATCATTATTTTTCCTATTTAAACAAATTTAGACAGACTTTACCAACGATTCTATGGAACTAAATACAGACATGTTTTCTGATAAATTTCTAGTATCGATATACGCCGCCATTCTTCCGATATACCAAATTTGTGTAGTTTCATCTTCTAATTCCTTTTTCATTTCTAGAACATAGTCATTAACTGTTTCTCGATCAGGTTGAACCGTCAAATAAGAAACAAATACAATCGAATCAAAATGTCTTTTTAAGTCTTTTAAATTCGAAATAGGCATACTTTCTCCTAAATAAATAGTTTTATATCCCTTAGCAAGAATCTCGTAATTCAAATACATTAATCCTAATTCATGTATTTCATTCATAGGCAAAGACAAAACAAAAATTTTATCCGTTTTAGTAGGTTTCAATACCTGCAACTGTTCTGTTTGAATTAATAACTTTTGTTTAATTAAAAAAGTAATAAAATGTTCATGAGCAGGCGAAATAGTATCTGTTTGCCACAACACCCCTAATTCTTGCATCAATGGAACCAAAACTTCATAAAAAATTTCCCTAAACGATTTTTCAGCCATCAACCAATTGTATGTTTTGAAAAATAATTCTTGGTCAAAATGCATCATTGCCATTTTAAACTCACTTAATGCATGACTTTTGGCTGTTTTGTTGGTTACAATTTCACGAACAAGATTAGGAATATCTTCAGGCTTATATGTAGCTATTTTAGAGATTTTATACCCATAATTGTGCAACAAAGTAATATTAAGTAACTTTTGTAAACTTGCTAAATCATACAAACGAATATTCGTATCCGTTCGCATTGGCTGTAAGATATTATATCTTTTTTCCCAAATACGAATCGTATGTGCTTTTATCCCAGATAAATTTTCGAGATCCTTGATACTGAATACGTTCTTGACGTTGTTCATTGTTTTTTAATTTTTGTTAAACAAATGTAAACTAAAAAACAATACGAAGCTAATTTAAAAACCAAACTATACGCTATTTTTATGATCTAATCTCCTAATTAAGCAATATGTCATAAAAAAAGCCTCTTTTCAGAGGCTTATTATAAATCTATATTTAAGTTTTATTTACTCAAATACATTTTTCTACGAGAATACAATTCATAGAATTGATCGTCTTTTAAGTCATCAATAAACAAAATACTTTCTCCCGTAGATTTCATCTCGGGACCTAAAGCTTTATTTACATTATGAAATTTACTGAACGAAAAAACAGGTTGCTTGATAGCAAATCCTTTCAACTGTGGATTGTATGTAAAGTCAGTTACTTTATTCGCTCCTAGCATTACTTTAGTGGCATAATTCACGTAGGGTTCGCCATAAGCTTTAGCAATAAAAGGAACCGTTCTAGAGGCTCTTGGATTGGCCTCAATAATGTAAACAATATCATTTTTGATAGCAAATTGGATATTGATCAATCCAACTGTTTTCAAAGCAACAGCTATTTTATGCGTATGGTCTTTAATTTGTTGCATAACAAATTCGCCCAAATTGAACGGTGGTAAAGTCGCATTACTATCTCCCGAGTGTACTCCACAAGGTTCGATATGCTCCATAATTCCAATGATGTATACGTTTCCATCAGCATCACAAATAGCATCGGCTTCGGCTTCAATAGCACCATCTAAATAGTGATCTAACAACAGTTTATTCCCTGGAATCGACTTCAACAAACTAATTACATGTTCTTCTAATTCTTGTTTGTTGATGACAATTTTCATTCCTTGACCTCCCAATACATACGAAGGACGTATCAATAGTGGGAAATCCAATTTATCTGCTAAAGCAGACGCTTCATCAGCAGTTTCTGCAATTCCGAATTTAGGGAAAGGAATATTCAAGTCGGTCAATAAATCAGAGAAACGCCCTCTGTCTTCGGCTAAATCCAAAGCATCGAAACTAGTTCCTAAGATTTTTACTCCATATTTAGATAATTTTTCTGCTAATTTCAAAGCGGTTTGACCACCTAACTGCACAATAACACCTTCTGGTTTTTCATGTTGGATAATGTCATAAATATGCTCCCAGAAAACAGGTTCAAAATACAATTTATCAGCCGTATCAAAATCGGTTGAAACCGTTTCAGGATTACAGTTAATCATAATCGTTTCATACCCACATTCTTTGGCAGCAAGTACCCCGTGAACACAAGAGTAATCAAACTCAATTCCTTGTCCAATTCTATTTGGGCCTGACCCTAAAACGATGATTTTCTTTTTATCCGTAACAATACTTTCATTGTGAACATAACGTTCTCCGTTTGGCTTTTCAATTTCAGCCTCGAAAGTAGAATAATAGTATGGGGTTTGCGCTTTAAACTCAGCCGCACAGGTATCTACTAATTTGAATACACGATTAATATTCATATCCATACGCAAGGTATGTACCTGACTTTCCAAACAGCCCATCATGTGTGCAATTTGTCTGTCTGAGAATCCTTTTTGTTTAGCTTCAAGCAACAATTCTTTAGGTAGAGATTCAACTTTATAGGTAGCGATTTCTTTTTCTAAAGTAAATAATTGCTCGTATTGTTTCAAGAACCACATATCTATTTTAGTGATTTCATGAATGCGGCTCAACGGAATTCCCATTGCAATGGCATCATAAATCACAAAAACACGATCCCAACTTGCATGCATCAGTTTTTCGATAATTTGTTCGTAATTAGTATATCCTTTCCCGTCAGCACCTAAACCATTTCTTTTGATTTCCAGTGATTGAGTGGCTTTGTGTAAGGCTTCTTGGAACGAACGTCCAATTCCCATTACCTCACCTACTGATTTCATTTGAAGTCCTAATGTTTTATCAGCACCTTCAAATTTGTCAAAGTTCCAACGTGGTATTTTTACAATTACATAATCCAATGTTGGCTCAAATAAAGCCGAAGTAGATTTTGTAATTTGGTTTTGCAATTCATCTAAGTTGTATCCTAAAGCTAATTTTGAAGCGATTTTAGCAATTGGATATCCCGTTGCTTTAGATGCCAATGCTGAAGAACGAGACACACGAGGGTTAATTTCAATCGCTACAATATCTTCTTTTTCGTCTGGCGAAACCGCAAATTGTACATTACAACCTCCCGCAAAATTTCCGATGCTACGCATCATCAAAATGGCCATATCACGTAATTTCTGGAAAGTAGTATCTGATAATGTCATCGCTGGTGCTACGGTAATAGAATCTCCAGTATGGATTCCCATTGGGTCCATATTTTCGATAGAACAAATGATAACTACATTGTCATTTTTATCTCTCAACAATTCCAATTCATATTCTTTCCAACCCAACAACGCTTTGTCAATCAATACTTCGTGAATTGGAGACGCCTCCAAACCTCTAGTTAATAACTCGTCAAAGTCTTCCTTTTTATGTACAAAAGCCGCTCCT
It includes:
- a CDS encoding cryptochrome/photolyase family protein, translated to MAKQEVSFFWFRRDLRLDDNVGLFQALQSKYPVIPVFIFDETILERLPNNDARVGFIHESLANINQKLSEFGSSLLVKKGKPLEVWTHLINEYSIQGVFWNKDYEPSAIQRDLSVDKLLTSNGIQSSAFKDQVIFEEAEIVKVDGLPYTVYTPFKNKWLEKYKSIAPVPEFDAVPYFSNFFKSDFDFPSLEQIGFTTSPIKVKPHNLKWVANYNETRDFPALDSTSYLSPHLRFGTVSIRKLVNWAAKKNAVFLSELIWREFFMQILYHFPKVQNKNFKSAYDGIEWRNDVDEFKRWCEGKTGYPMVDAGMRQLNETGYMHNRVRMVVASFLCKHLLIEWQWGEAYFAEKLLDYEMAANVGNWQWAAGTGCDAAPYFRVFNPDIQQKKFDEKGVYIRQWIKEFDLGYGQPIVDHVMARDRAIATYKAGILK
- the carB gene encoding carbamoyl-phosphate synthase large subunit, with protein sequence MPKDTSIKSVLIIGSGPIVIGQACEFDYAGSQSARSIREEGIEVILINSNPATIMTDPSMADHVYLKPLTTKSIIEILKAHPQIDAVLPTMGGQTALNLCLEAEEKGIWEDFGVKLIGVDVNAINITEDREQFKQLLNKIGVPYAPAKTATSFLQGKEIAQEFGFPLVIRPSFTLGGTGAAFVHKKEDFDELLTRGLEASPIHEVLIDKALLGWKEYELELLRDKNDNVVIICSIENMDPMGIHTGDSITVAPAMTLSDTTFQKLRDMAILMMRSIGNFAGGCNVQFAVSPDEKEDIVAIEINPRVSRSSALASKATGYPIAKIASKLALGYNLDELQNQITKSTSALFEPTLDYVIVKIPRWNFDKFEGADKTLGLQMKSVGEVMGIGRSFQEALHKATQSLEIKRNGLGADGKGYTNYEQIIEKLMHASWDRVFVIYDAIAMGIPLSRIHEITKIDMWFLKQYEQLFTLEKEIATYKVESLPKELLLEAKQKGFSDRQIAHMMGCLESQVHTLRMDMNINRVFKLVDTCAAEFKAQTPYYYSTFEAEIEKPNGERYVHNESIVTDKKKIIVLGSGPNRIGQGIEFDYSCVHGVLAAKECGYETIMINCNPETVSTDFDTADKLYFEPVFWEHIYDIIQHEKPEGVIVQLGGQTALKLAEKLSKYGVKILGTSFDALDLAEDRGRFSDLLTDLNIPFPKFGIAETADEASALADKLDFPLLIRPSYVLGGQGMKIVINKQELEEHVISLLKSIPGNKLLLDHYLDGAIEAEADAICDADGNVYIIGIMEHIEPCGVHSGDSNATLPPFNLGEFVMQQIKDHTHKIAVALKTVGLINIQFAIKNDIVYIIEANPRASRTVPFIAKAYGEPYVNYATKVMLGANKVTDFTYNPQLKGFAIKQPVFSFSKFHNVNKALGPEMKSTGESILFIDDLKDDQFYELYSRRKMYLSK
- a CDS encoding SDR family NAD(P)-dependent oxidoreductase, producing the protein MKKILIIGGSKGIGNAILLQQLESNTVYTISRNAPGITHPNLKHFSLDVLQDTLPEIECLDSLIYSPGSITLKPIGSLSIDDFRNDFEINVIGAVKVIQKYLPALKKGNHPSILLFSTVAAKLGMPFHASIATAKAGVEGLVKSLGAELASSIRINAIAPTITDTTLASGILRNDRMKENMVERHPMKGYLQPEEVANMADFLISEKAKSISGQIFEMDYGIVSFKI
- a CDS encoding SRPBCC family protein translates to MKVYTKKTEQFVNASLEECWSFFSSPRNLQKITPESMGFQITDFDEKNMYAGQIIQYKVSPLFGIKLRWVTEITFVKDNSYFIDEQRFGPYTLWHHKHFFEPTENGVLMTDLVHYALPLGFIGRIMNALVVKNKLKAIFDYRKVKVDEIFNTK
- the folE gene encoding GTP cyclohydrolase I FolE, with protein sequence MKNYEKKEEYNTQVTEILSDNYKTIIENLGEDVTREGLEKTPERVAKAMQYLTHGYGLDPLEILKSALFTEDHKQMIVVKDIEVYSMCEHHMLPFFGKAHVAYIPNGKIVGLSKIPRIVDAFARRMQVQERLTDQIKDCIQAALEPLGVAVVIEAQHMCMQMRGIQKQNSVTTTSSFTGAFEKDKTRKEFISLISNKLS
- a CDS encoding phytoene/squalene synthase family protein, with product MKQLFDTVSFKCSKLVTKNYSTSFSLAVYMLSPSIREAIYSIYGFVRFADEIVDSFHGYEKETLITDFETEYYKAYHSGISLNPILNSFQLTVKKYSISDDLIQAFLRSMKLDLVKTEYHSKEEYEEYIYGSADVVGLMCLQVFVNGDAVKYNALKEEAMRLGSAFQKVNFLRDLKDDNLVLNRTYFPGVDLNSFDEKAKKAIISEIQEDFRVAFQGITKLPMEAKFGVYTAYVYYKKLLNKLEKTPSHKIGTARIRVSNYTKAGLLAQSFVTYKLKLV
- a CDS encoding sterol desaturase family protein — protein: MNEIQFFLIFLITFLLMECVTWCTHKYVMHGFMWYFHEDHHQPKYAAIFERNDVFFVIFAIPSILLFYFGLEDGLNYKFFIGLGIMFYGLCYFLIHDVLIHQRFKWFKNTNNKYLIGLRKAHKVHHKHLGKEDGECFGMLFVPFKYYKI
- a CDS encoding MerR family transcriptional regulator, with amino-acid sequence MNNVKNVFSIKDLENLSGIKAHTIRIWEKRYNILQPMRTDTNIRLYDLASLQKLLNITLLHNYGYKISKIATYKPEDIPNLVREIVTNKTAKSHALSEFKMAMMHFDQELFFKTYNWLMAEKSFREIFYEVLVPLMQELGVLWQTDTISPAHEHFITFLIKQKLLIQTEQLQVLKPTKTDKIFVLSLPMNEIHELGLMYLNYEILAKGYKTIYLGESMPISNLKDLKRHFDSIVFVSYLTVQPDRETVNDYVLEMKKELEDETTQIWYIGRMAAYIDTRNLSENMSVFSSIESLVKSV
- a CDS encoding phytoene desaturase family protein: MIVSKTIAIIGSGFSSLAAACYLAQSGHKVTVYEKNTSIGGRARQLKRDGFTFDMGPSWYWMPDVFDRFFADFGKKTTDYYELIKLSPAYRVYFGINQFISIADNLPEIVATFESIEKGSGAVLEQFMAEARSNYEIAIKDLVYRPGVSPLELITLETAKKVGQFFSNISRDVRKKFKNEKLIQILEFPVLFLGAKPSDTPSFYSFMNYADFGLGTWHPKTGMFDVVRGMESLATELGVQFVTNAAIEKISVENKIAKGIVVNGKTIYSDVVLSGADYHHTETLLEKQYRVYSEKYWDSRVFAPSSLLFYVGFNKKIENISHHALFFDTDFNQHAKDIYDTSKWPVEPLFYANFPSVTDPTAAPEGMESAFFLIPLAPGIEDTEALREEYFHKIMDRFELLTQQEVRKNIIFKQSFCKNDFVQDYNSYKGNAYGMANTLLQTAFLRPKLKSKKVNNLFFTGQLTVPGPGVPPALISGKLVSELINKQFSKA